From the Coregonus clupeaformis isolate EN_2021a unplaced genomic scaffold, ASM2061545v1 scaf2032, whole genome shotgun sequence genome, one window contains:
- the LOC121554036 gene encoding poly(A)-specific ribonuclease PARN-like, translating to MEVTRTNFKDSLSTVYSAIEEADFLAIDGEFSGISDGPNVSALTNGLDTPEERYMKLKKHSMDFLLFQFGLCTFTYDQAESKYVIKTFNFYIFPKPFNRTSPDIKFICQSSSIDFLASQGFDFNKVFRHGIPYLNQEEEVQLREQYEERRSQSNGSGNPSYISPNSNKGPGSIPEEHREYIGRVIEKVESLFTTSEKTVDLEPCTGFQRKLIYQTLNWKFPKGLHVETLETEKKERYIQISKVDDEERKRRERQKQEREQEELNDAVGFSRVIHAISKSGKLVVGHNMLLDVMHTIHQFYCVLPEDLNDFKEVTQCVFPRLLDTKLMATTQPFKELINITSLAELQKQLKESPFKPPKVVTAEDFPSYDTAQEQLHEAGYDAYITGLCFIAMANYLGTFLTPPKAHIPSRSKLIEPFVNKLFLMRIIDIPYLNISGPDLQPKRDHVLYVTFPKEWKTSDLYQLFSAFGNIQVSWIDDTSAFVSLSQTEQVQIAINTSRYAESYRIQTYAEYVQGRQQVRESQGHTTQSWDEDGWVKPHYISPSTVGDGPTGYSYGHNRQSSGKRCISPIQEEQPTEGGALSTHTDGWSGYAHCHTHSDTGSKKIRTDGGCVRTYAGVVDSRTSEGWLKTQSGSDSSSMSPIQEEVGSEAVDDASDPAAGDWQQQSSANQSKKGRKNNKKRKTDGAETTSSLFEVPQVW from the exons ATGGAGGTGACACGAACAA ATTTCAAAGACAGTTTAAGCACTGTGTACAGCGCAATAGAGGAAGCGGACTTTCTCGCAATCGATGGGGAATTTTCAG GTATTAGCGATGGGCCCAACGTCAGCGCACTAACTAACGGGTTGGACACGCCAGAGGAGCGCTACATGAAGCTAAAAAAG CATTCCATGGACTTCTTGCTGTTTCAGTTTGGACTGTGTACATTCACATATGACCAGGCAGAGTCCAA GTACGTCATAAAGACTTTTAATTTTTATATATTCCCAAAGCCATTCAACAGAACCTCACCAGACATCAAGTTCATCTGCCAG AGTTCCAGCATAGACTTTCTGGCCAGTCAGGGTTTTGACTTCAACAAAGTGTTCCGTCACG GGATCCCGTACCTGAACCAGGAAGAGGAAGTGCAGCTGCGGGAGCAATATGAGGAGAGGCGGAGTCAGAGTAACGGATCAGGAAACCCCTCCTACATCTCCCCCAACTCCAACAAAGGCCCTGGCAGCATCCCAGAGGAGCACAGGGAGTACATCGGACGAGTGAT AGAGAAGGTGGAATCGCTGTTCACTACCTCAGAGAAGACTGTGGACCTGGAGCCCTGCACTGG GTTTCAGAGGAAACTGATCTACCAGACACTCAACTGGAA GTTCCCAAAGGGCCTTCACGTGGAGACCTTGGAGACAGAGAAG AAAGAGCGCTACATCCAGATCAGCAAGGTGGACGATGAGGAGCGGAAGAGGAGAGAACggcagaaacaggagagagaacag GAGGAGCTGAATGACGCTGTGGGATTCTCCAGGGTCATACACGCCATCTCCAAATCT GGAAAGTTGGTGGTTGGCCACAACATGCTGTTGGATGTCATGCATACCATCCATCAGTTCTACTGCGTACTGCCAGAG GACCTGAATGACTTTAAAGAGGTCACTCAGTGTGTCTTCCCCAG GCTGTTGGACACCAAGCTCATGGCCACAACACAACCGTTCAAG GAGTTGATCAACATCACATCTCTAGCAGAGCTGCAGAAACAGCTGAAAGAGAGCCCCTTCAAACCTCCTAAAGTTG TGACGGCGGAGGATTTCCCCAGCTACGATACAGCCCAGGAACAGCTCCACGAGGCGGGCTACGATGCCTACATCACTGGCCTCTGCTTCATCGCCATGGCCAACTACCTAG GTACTTTCCTGACTCCCCCCAAAGCCCACATCCCGTCCCGATCTAAACTCATCGAACCCTTCGTCAACAA ACTGTTCCTGATGAGGATCATAGATATCCCCTACCTCAACATCAGCGGACCAGACC tCCAGCCCAAGAGGGATCATGTTCTGTACGTCACCTTCCCTAAGGAGTGGAAGACCAGTGACCTCTACCAGCTATTCAGTGCCTTTG GTAACATCCAGGTGTCGTGGATTGATGACACGTCAGCGTTTGTGTCTCTGAGTCAGACGGAGCAGGTGCAGATCG CGATTAACACGAGTCGCTATGCGGAGAGCTACCGTATCCAGACGTATGCGGAGTACGTCCAGGGCAGACAGCAAGTCAGGGAGAGCCAGGGCCACACTACCCAGTCCTGGGATGAGGACGGCTGGGTTAAACCACACTACATCTCCCCCTCTACCGTTGGTGATGGACCTACTGGCTACAGCTACGGTCACAACAG GCAGTCGTCGGGGAAACGCTGCATCAGTCCTATCCAGGAGGAGCAGCCTACGGAGGGAGGGGCACTGAGCACACACACTGACGGGTGGAGTGGCTACGctcactgtcacacacactccGACACGGGCAGCAAGAAGATCAGGACTGACG GGGGGTGTGTACGGACGTATGCAGGAGTAGTGGACAGCAGGACGTCAGAAGGTTGGCTGAAAACTCA GTCTGGGTCTGATTCGTCGAGCATGAGTCCGATCCAGGAAGAGGTGGGGTCAGAGGCGGTGGACGACGCTAGTGATCCAGCGGCGGGCGACTGGCAACAGCAGTCTTCAGCCAATCAGAGCAAGAAGGGCCGCAAGAACAACAAGAAGAGGAAGACTGATG GTGCAGAGACCACGTCTTCTCTGTTCGAAGTTCCTCAGGTGTGGTAG